The genomic window GATTTGGAGGTTAACAGGCTAGTTAAAGAAGTAGTACAAAGTCAAGTTAGCCGGTAAAGTAAAATATCTATACCTAGAAACAAAATAAGAGCACAAAAATGCACCAGCTTCCCTAACCTTGTTGTAAACTTATCAATGATCACATATTGGCATATCGCCTACACTTGTTCATCTCTGAAGGTTTGCTGCTTGCTACAGCTTCAAAATTATTTGTCATCTCAcacaagcatgtgtgatcaaattcAGTGAGGAATCACATGATAGGTTGCAATCTTATGAACTAAGACCAGCTCAGTTCTTTAACATGAATCAGAGCTTCCATTTTCCTAAAGTTGCGCTTTCTCAGCTTCGCCACTTTGAACTGCCACAAATTCAGCGAGGAATCGCATGATAGGTTGCAATGTTATGAGTTAAGACCCGCCCAGTTCTTGAACGCGATGAGAGCTTCCATTTTCCTAAAGTTGCGCTTTCTCAGCTTCGCCACTTTTAGCTTCTTGTGGGTTTCCATGAAGGCTTGTTTGTGCCTCCACTTATCTACAAATATTTTCAACTCTTGTGCCTTCTCAATCACCTGCATTGCCATATCAAAAAATCCACCCTTGACCAAAGCATGCAGAAAGGCATCAATCAACTCGTGGTTAAAATCAGCCCCCTTCCTCCTCACTTCTGTCCATAGTATGAGCACATTAAAGTACTTCTCTGCTGAGAGATACCCATTGATAAGTGAGAGGTATGTCTGATTGTTTGGTTCATATAACAGGAATAGCATCCTTCGGTATGTTCTTCGAGCATCCTCTAACCTCCCAACCTTGCAAAAGGCATGTATTATAGAGTTCCAATCATGTGTAGCAATCTCTATTCTCGGGTCATCAACCACGGCGTCCAAGAATGATGCCATGAGCTCAGGCCGGTTGTTCTCCGTCAAGCCTGTCATTATAGTAAGATAACTTGTCCTAAGATCTGGTAGCCTCGCCTCCCTCATATCTTTGAAAAGTGCAAACGCAGACTGGAAATCATGGGCTGTCATAGAAGCATCAATAAGAGCATCATAACTGCCGGCATCAAGTTGTAGTCCTGCTGCGCTAATCTCCGCCACAAGCTGTGCAGCCTCTGCAGTCTTCTGCTCCTTGCAATATGCTTTCAAGATTGGGGTGTATATACCTAGCCCCACAGAGGCTCCTTGGGCAGTCATTTCATCAAGTATGCTATGAGCCTTGTTCAATAGACCAAGTCCGACACAAGCATTGACAATCCCAAACCCAACAGAATCATCAGCTGCCAGCAATTTATGTGTCGACTCAATCTCTTGTGCTTGGAAGATCAACTGAGCCAATTCCCTGATCCTCCCATTATCAACAAAGCATTGTGCAACCTCGGTATAGCACTCATCATCAAATGGATTGCCATCCTCAACTCTTCTCTCCTCCACGACACGAAGTATGATCGACGAAACAGACTCAAAGCTGCAAGACTTCAAATACCCACTCACTAAATTCTTGAAAAACCCTTTCTTGCTGAAGCCCAGAGCTTCCAGCAACTTATCGAGCTCATCGACCCGGCTTGGAACAGCCCTCCACGCATACAAGAAGGCAAGATGTCCAAAGCTCTCCACGTCTGGTGACACCCCAACAGCTGACATAATCTCCAagaccttctcagcatctgtgacTGAGCCGAGCCTGCGGCAGCATCCATCAAGAACAGCATTGCAGGCCGCGAGATCAGGCCGCATGACCGCTACCACAGACGGAGACTTCTCCTCCGCCATGAGCTTGCAGGCTTCTTCAAACACCTTCAAGAAGGCCGCAAACGAGCCCGTGTCAGCGCGGGTGAGCTCTATCAGCGGAAGGCCCCAGGCGGAGAAAGCCGGCAGGCGGCGCCCGCAGCCGAGGAGAGCACGCGCGAGGGCCAGCGCCGGGGCCGCGGAGCCCGACGCGGCGAGGGAGGAGAAGAGGGCCTCGAGCGCGGCCTCCGGGAGGGGAGAGGCATGGGGGCTCTTCTCCAGCAGGAAGACGGCGGCGGCAAAGGCGCGCTTGAGGCCGAGGCGGTGGTTGTCCGCGACGAGGTGGGATACGAGGGCCGCCGCGGCGGGAGGCGACGGCGAGAGGGAGGCCGCCGCCAGGGACTTGAACGCGAGCCACGCGTCATCCGAGCggtcctcggcggcggcggcgagcaggctTTCTTCGAGCGCGACGGCGTCCGCGACGGGCAGGGCTTCGGGCGCGGGGCCCGGAGCgggaggtgacggcggcggcggcgggggttggGGCCTGGCGCGCGGCGCGAAGATGTTAGGCTGGAGGAAGGAGTATACGGTGGGGATCTCGTGGGttccgtcggaggaggaggaggaggagaagggcctCCCGCTTAGGGGCAGATAGAGCAGGCGCCGGAGGCGGACGCAGAGGAGGGCGCGCATCGGCGGAGAGGCTTTGCCGTTAAGGTGTTCGAGCGTTTGCCAAGGAAGCCAGCGAAGTTGCAGCTCGCGTGGGATTTTTACATGAAAACTCGTTTGGAGTCAGTTTTGCAACAAGTGTTGAACATCAGTCTGACTATTTGTATCCAATTTTGTTTAGGCTGTATCTTGAGGTCCGTAACTTCAAATTCATCAATTCTTTTTCATGTGTACTCATGTTGAACAAGAGCATCCAGTAGAAACAAAGTTTCACACATCTTgaatttggtcaaacttaaaatTAACCTTTCGAACGCCATATTTTTTTAAACCATTGATCCAAACTAGTTGGTTCTTTTTACGTTACGATCCTATTAGCATTTAGATAATATATACCTACCGATATGTTTCTGTTATTGAAGTTTTATTTGAATTCCTTGTTGATTGACTTTTGTGGTGTTATGTGAGTACAATTAATTTATCGATGCCATCATTGAATGTATAGGTTGTCTGGCGTGTGGAGTAGATCGGAATTAAGCGTTAGAGTACGTCAGCGCATTCCAAGGCAAGTTGCACTTTGATTATAGTTAATCCTATGTTCTGCTAGTCATGTGCAGTTTCTATGCTATTTATGTGTTTGGTCTGATTTATATTCTTTGCCGACGTACGTAGATATTGCTTGTATTGTGCAACTATATGCTTAGCTTTGTTTTGGTAGACCTTGTTTGGGTGTTGAGTGCTTCATGAAAGTGAGGAGTGTTTATAGTTGTAGGCTCGGGACTTTTTACCAGGTGAATGCGCCCTTGACAGAGCATTttattgtccctagagaatgcgtgttttattgtccctagagaatgcgccattgACAGAGCGCACTTGAGCTAGTTTCGGAATTTAAATCGGGTGAATTGTCCTTGGTAGAGCACTCTATAGTCCCTAGAGAATGCACCACTGACAGAGCGCACTTGAGACTTCTGAAGTTCTTGTTATGTCAACCTAGGATCCTTGGGGTTCTCATGGGCGAGTAAATTGGAGGCGGTCTAGTTTAGCAATGTGTTGATTGTACTCGAGTAAACCTTGACCAGTTAGTGGTGGTATGTGATGACATTCTCCTGCAAACCAAACTTGAGTGTTCTGTTTGTCATATCTTACTTGTGGATGTAGGTTTGATATATCATTATGTGTGATTTgtcaatacattcaatgtattggcCCTTATgttgcaacttatcatgttgcaggatatc from Triticum aestivum cultivar Chinese Spring chromosome 3B, IWGSC CS RefSeq v2.1, whole genome shotgun sequence includes these protein-coding regions:
- the LOC123071041 gene encoding pentatricopeptide repeat-containing protein At1g69290 is translated as MRALLCVRLRRLLYLPLSGRPFSSSSSSDGTHEIPTVYSFLQPNIFAPRARPQPPPPPPSPPAPGPAPEALPVADAVALEESLLAAAAEDRSDDAWLAFKSLAAASLSPSPPAAAALVSHLVADNHRLGLKRAFAAAVFLLEKSPHASPLPEAALEALFSSLAASGSAAPALALARALLGCGRRLPAFSAWGLPLIELTRADTGSFAAFLKVFEEACKLMAEEKSPSVVAVMRPDLAACNAVLDGCCRRLGSVTDAEKVLEIMSAVGVSPDVESFGHLAFLYAWRAVPSRVDELDKLLEALGFSKKGFFKNLVSGYLKSCSFESVSSIILRVVEERRVEDGNPFDDECYTEVAQCFVDNGRIRELAQLIFQAQEIESTHKLLAADDSVGFGIVNACVGLGLLNKAHSILDEMTAQGASVGLGIYTPILKAYCKEQKTAEAAQLVAEISAAGLQLDAGSYDALIDASMTAHDFQSAFALFKDMREARLPDLRTSYLTIMTGLTENNRPELMASFLDAVVDDPRIEIATHDWNSIIHAFCKVGRLEDARRTYRRMLFLLYEPNNQTYLSLINGYLSAEKYFNVLILWTEVRRKGADFNHELIDAFLHALVKGGFFDMAMQVIEKAQELKIFVDKWRHKQAFMETHKKLKVAKLRKRNFRKMEALIAFKNWAGLNS